Proteins from one Ketobacter alkanivorans genomic window:
- a CDS encoding STAS domain-containing protein: MSYQIQVSKDGTYIIGKITGELTRDTAQQLAKEYAEMIESTGIKRILNDVRGVRDQMSTIGAYDYAYKDVKSIGLPRDIRAAILADEGDRSHHFQETVAHNAGYLVKVFHSFDQAILWLFDSKAC, encoded by the coding sequence ATGTCTTACCAAATACAAGTATCTAAGGACGGAACCTACATTATCGGCAAAATAACGGGGGAATTAACCCGAGATACGGCGCAGCAGTTAGCAAAAGAATACGCCGAAATGATTGAATCCACCGGCATTAAGCGAATATTGAATGATGTGCGCGGTGTGAGGGATCAAATGAGCACGATTGGTGCCTATGATTACGCCTATAAGGACGTCAAATCCATCGGGCTACCCCGTGACATTCGAGCGGCCATTTTAGCCGACGAAGGTGATCGGTCGCACCACTTTCAAGAAACCGTCGCCCACAATGCAGGTTACCTCGTTAAGGTATTTCACTCCTTCGATCAGGCAATTCTATGGTTGTTCGACAGTAAGGCATGCTGA
- a CDS encoding LysR family transcriptional regulator has translation MNKVEWSDLYFFNAVARNGSLAKAAQALGVTHSTVFRRINSLEEDLGVKLFDRLPDGYRLTALGEELETYSEQVSSTIDDMQRMLFNRNDQMKGPINLTAPHNFAYHFLPPLIQKFQAQYPGVTVNLMVSNADYNLSRREADLAIRATSAPPEFLIGSKLFSLRWAAYACQEYIAKTDTPIRDLNGHDVILANQSLQNLAVFKWADSQVNETQIVARCNDLMSMSALAATGLGIALLPDDQFKQDLVRLFELDSRFTSDIWVLMHPDLRGCTRLIEFKNFLLQQLREDPVFQKFGLQAS, from the coding sequence ATGAATAAGGTGGAGTGGAGTGATTTGTATTTTTTCAATGCCGTTGCGCGCAATGGATCTTTGGCCAAGGCTGCCCAAGCCTTGGGCGTTACCCACTCCACCGTGTTTCGACGCATCAACAGCCTGGAAGAAGATTTGGGAGTCAAGTTGTTTGATCGCCTACCAGACGGCTATCGCCTGACTGCGCTGGGTGAAGAACTGGAAACCTATTCAGAACAGGTCTCATCTACCATCGACGACATGCAACGGATGCTGTTTAATCGCAATGACCAGATGAAAGGCCCTATTAACCTGACCGCTCCTCACAATTTTGCCTATCATTTTCTGCCACCACTGATTCAAAAATTTCAGGCTCAATACCCTGGCGTCACCGTTAACCTCATGGTCAGTAATGCTGACTATAACCTGTCCCGACGAGAAGCAGATCTGGCCATACGAGCCACCTCGGCTCCGCCGGAATTTCTAATCGGAAGCAAGCTGTTTTCGTTGCGCTGGGCTGCATACGCCTGCCAGGAATACATTGCCAAAACCGACACACCTATTCGTGACTTGAATGGTCATGATGTGATTCTAGCGAATCAATCTTTGCAGAATCTGGCTGTGTTCAAATGGGCTGATTCGCAGGTTAATGAAACACAGATTGTGGCTCGCTGTAATGATTTGATGTCTATGTCTGCGCTGGCAGCGACGGGCTTGGGCATTGCACTGTTGCCTGATGATCAGTTCAAGCAGGACTTAGTGCGATTGTTTGAACTGGACAGCCGGTTCACCAGCGATATCTGGGTGTTGATGCATCCGGATCTGCGAGGCTGCACCCGTCTGATCGAGTTTAAAAATTTTCTCTTGCAACAACTGCGCGAAGATCCTGTATTTCAGAAATTCGGGTTACAGGCATCATAG
- a CDS encoding DoxX family protein, translated as MNHLNNPNIGALILRVALAAVLLSHSLYLKLFVFTLPGTAQFFSSIGLPGWLAYGVFIAEAVGGIAILLGLYTRQCALLMIPILLGATWAHLPNGWLFSNANGGWEYPLFLTFISASLACYGAGEYAIKPDHQHKVRTTPLVAAG; from the coding sequence ATGAATCACCTTAATAACCCCAATATTGGCGCTTTGATTTTACGAGTGGCTTTAGCTGCTGTGCTACTTTCCCACAGCCTTTACTTGAAACTGTTTGTATTCACGCTGCCTGGAACCGCGCAATTTTTCAGCTCCATTGGCTTGCCCGGCTGGCTGGCCTACGGTGTGTTTATCGCCGAGGCGGTAGGCGGGATCGCTATCCTGCTTGGGCTGTATACTCGTCAATGTGCTCTGCTGATGATCCCGATACTATTGGGAGCAACCTGGGCCCACTTGCCGAATGGTTGGTTGTTTAGCAATGCCAACGGCGGTTGGGAGTATCCGTTGTTTCTAACGTTTATTTCTGCCAGTCTGGCCTGCTATGGCGCTGGCGAATACGCAATCAAACCCGACCATCAACACAAAGTGCGTACTACACCCCTCGTGGCAGCTGGATAA